A genome region from Lucilia cuprina isolate Lc7/37 chromosome 3, ASM2204524v1, whole genome shotgun sequence includes the following:
- the LOC111675636 gene encoding protein stunted, producing MTNAWRAAGLTYIQYSNICAKVLRQALKSDLRAEAAKRADSHVKFTPWTNGKPAPKQAAAE from the exons atgACTAACGCCTGGAGAGCCGCTGGACTTAC ctACATCCAATACTCCAACATCTGCGCTAAAGTTCTGCGTCAGGCCTTGAAATCGGATTTGCGTGCTGAAGCTGCTAAACGTGCCGACAGCCATGTCAAATTCACCCCCTGGACTAATGGCAAACCAGCAC CAAAACAAGCCGCTGCCGAATAA
- the LOC124418895 gene encoding uncharacterized protein LOC124418895 has protein sequence MEDLFELNLKHHFADDMETLITNGNITMKFSVPIGVMIELDLEILQWKRGKWEKTLYSIKREDFCTAAFNPSEFWYSLTSQIAQEDRVCPPKEGTVYHLNNIENRIELNNVVSMDIEGDYKIVAHFSAGNYASCIASLVTIWKN, from the exons ATGGAAGATTTGTTTGAACTTAATTTGAAACATCACTTTGCTGACGATATGGAAACTTTAATTACGAATGGtaatataacaatgaaatttagTGTACCAATAGGTGTAATGATAGAG TTAGATTTGGAAATTTTACAATGGAAACGTGGTAAGTGGGAAAAAACATTATATTCCATAAAACGTGAGGATTTTTGTACTGCTGCTTTTAATCCGTCGGAATTTTGGTATTCGTTGACAAGTCAAATAGCTCAAGAAGATCGTGTTTGCCCACCAAAGGAGGGA actgtctatcatttaaataatatagaaaatcgTATTGAACTTAATAATGTAGTTTCAATGGATATTGAAGGAGATTATAAAATTGTAGCACATTTTTCTGCCGGTAATTATGCCTCCTGTATTGCTTCTCTTGTAACGATCTGGAAAAActaa
- the LOC111675627 gene encoding uncharacterized protein LOC111675627 has product MEYTGSNYVIVADENSFFQPCSKQDNAGNTNMEDFLELNLKHDFADDTETLITNGYITAKVGIPEGVKIELDVEVFHWKRGKWEKTVYSIRRDDFCTAAFDPKEFWYTLTNQMPQEDRVCPPQKGTVYHINNLENRVEFNNAFALDMEGDYKIVSHFVAGNFSSCITAFVTVWKN; this is encoded by the exons ATGGAATATACA GGAAGTAATTACGTTATTGTGGCCGATGAAAATAGTTTCTTTCAACCATGTAGTAAACAGGACAATGCTGGCAATACGAATATGGAAGATTTCTTGGAACTTAACTTAAAACATGACTTTGCTGATGATACGGAGACTCTAATTACGAATGGTTATATAACTGCAAAAGTTGGTATACCCGAAGGAGTTAAGATAGAg ttagatGTCGAAGTTTTTCATTGGAAACGTGGTAAATGGGAAAAAACTGTATATTCCATAAGACGTGATGATTTCTGTACTGCTGCATTTGATCCAAAGGAATTTTGGTATACGTTAACAAATCAAATGCCGCAAGAAGATCGTGTTTGTCCACCGCAGAAAGGa ACTGTCtatcatataaataatttggaaAATCGTGTTGAATTTAATAATGCATTTGCACTTGATATGGAAGGAGATTATAAAATTGTATCACATTTTGTTGCGGGCAATTTTTCATCCTGTATTACGGCTTTTGTTACTGTttggaaaaattaa